The Symphalangus syndactylus isolate Jambi chromosome 23, NHGRI_mSymSyn1-v2.1_pri, whole genome shotgun sequence genome has a window encoding:
- the MDC1 gene encoding mediator of DNA damage checkpoint protein 1 isoform X2, whose translation MEDTQAIDWDVEEEEETEQSSESLRCNVEPVGRLHIFSGAHGPEKDFPLHLGKNVVGRMPDCSVALPFPSISKQHAEIEILAWDKAPVLRDCGSLNGTQILRPPKVLSPGVSHRLRDQELILFADLLCQYHRLDVSLPFVSRGPLTVEETPRVQGGTQPQKLLLAEDSEEEVDFLSERRVVKKSRTTSSSVIIPESDEEGHSPVLGSLGPPFAFNLNSDTDAEEGQQPATEEASSAARRGAIIEAEQSEAEVVTEIQLEKDQPLVKEGDDDTKVKRGAGNGVVPAGVILERSQPPEEDSDTDMDDDSRPPGRPAEVHLERAQPFGFIDSDTDAEEEGIPATPVVIPMKKRKIFHGVGTRGPEAPGLAHLQESQAGSDTDVEEDKDKAPQAVPLEKSQASMVINSDTDDEEEVSAALTLARLKESQPAIWNRDAEEDMAQRVVLLQQSQTTTERDSDTDVEEEELPVENKEAVLKGHTKIRALVRAHSEKDQPPFGDRDDSVEADKSSPGIYLERSQASTTVDINTQVEEEVPPGSAIVHIKKHQVSVEGTNQTDVKAVGGPAKLLAVSLEEAWPLHGDCETDAEEGTSLAASAVADVRKSQLPAEGDAGAQWAAAVLKQERAHEVGAQGGPPVAQVERDLPISRQNLTDVVVDTDTPGESTQPQREGAQVPTGREREQHVGGTKDSEDNCGDSEDLDLQATQCFLENQGLEVQSMEDEPTQAFMLTPPQELGPSHCSFQTTGTLDEPWEVLATQPFCLRESEDSETQPFDTHLEAYGPCLSPPRAIPGDQHPESPVHTEPMGIQGRGRQTVDKVMGIPKETAERVGPERGPLERETEKLLPERQTDVTGEEELTKGIQDREQKQLLARDTQRQESDKNGGSASPERDRESLKVEIETSEETQEKQVQKQTLPSKAFEREVERPVADRECEPAELEEKVPKVILERDTQRGETEGGSQDQKGQASSPTPEPGVGAGDLPGPISAPVPSGNQSGGRGSPVSPRRHQKGLLNCKMPPAEKASRIRAAEKASSGDQESPDACLPPTVPEAPAPPQKPLNSQSQKHLAPQPLLSPLLPSIQPTVRKTRQYGSQEAPETRLSSELEPFHPKPKIITRKSSRMTPFPATSAAPEPHPSTSTAQPVTPKPTSQATRSRTNRSSVKTPEPVVPTAPELQPSTSTDQSVTSEPTSQATRGRKNRSSVKTPETVVPTAPKLQPSTSTDRLATPKPTSRSTRSRTNMSSVKTPETAVPTAPELQPSTSTDQPVTPKPTSRTTRSRTNMSSVKIPESTVPIAPELPPSTSTEQPVTPEPTSQATTGRKNRSSVKTPETVVPTAPKLQPSTSTEQPVTPEPTSQATTGRKNRSSVKTPETVVPTAPKLQPSTSTDQPITPEPISQATRGRKNRSSVKTPETVVPTAPKLQPSTSTDQPITPEPTSQATRGRKNRSSVKTPETVVPTAPKLQPSTSTDQPVTPEPTSQATRGRTNRSSVKTPETVVPTAPELQPSTSTDHLVIPEPTSQATRGRTDRSSVKTPETIVPTAPELQASASTDQPVTSKPTSRTTRGRKNQSSVKTPETVVPTAPELQPSTSTDRPVTSEPTSQATRGRTNRSSVKTPESIVPIAPKLQPSTSRNQLVTPEPTSRATRGRTNRSFVKTPEPVVPTAPEPHPTTSTDQPVTPKLTSRATRRRTNRSSVKTPKPVEPAASDLEPFTPTDQPVIPEAIAQGGQSKTLRSSTVRAMPVPTTPEFQSPVTTDQPISPEPIPQLSCIKRQRATGNPGSLAAPIDHKPCSAPLEPKSWASRNQRWEAVRAAESLTAIPEPASPQLLETPTHASQIQKVEPTGRSRFTPELQPKASQSRKRSLATMDSPLHQKPPQRWEVSQKTVIIKEEEEDTAEKPGKEEDVVTSKPGKRKRDQAEEEPNRIPSRSLRRTKLNQESTAPKVLFTGVVDARGERAVLALGGSLACSAAEASHLVTDRIRRTVKFLCAVGRGIPILSLDWLHQSRKAGFFLPPDEYVVTDPEQEKNFGFSLQDALSRARERRLLEGYEIYVTPGVQPPPPQMGEIISCCGGTYLPSMPRSYKPQRVVITCPQDFPRCSVPLRVGLPLLSPEFLLTGVLKQEAKPEAFVLYPLEMSST comes from the exons ATGGAGGACACCCAGGCTATTGACTGGGATgttgaagaagaggaggagacagagCAATCCAGTGAATCCTTGAGGTGTAACGTGGAGCCAGTAGGGCGGCTACATATCTTTAGTGGTGCCCACGGACCAGAAAAAG ATTTCCCACTACACCTCGGGAAGAATGTGGTAGGCCGAATGCCTGACTGCTCTGTGGCCCTGCCCTTTCCATCTATCTCCAAACAACATGCAGAGATTGAAATCTTAGCCTGGGACAAGGCACCTGTCCTTCGAGACTGTGGGAGCCTTAATGGTACTCAAATCCTGAGACCTCCTAAGGTTTTGAGCCCTGGGGTGAGTCACCGTCTGAGGGACCAGGAATTGATTCTCTTTGCTGACTTGCTCTGCCAATACCATCGCCTGGATGTCTCTCTGCCCTTTGTCTCCCGGGGCCCTCTGACAGTAGAAGAGACACCCAGGGTACAGGGAGGAACTCAACCCCAGAAGCTTCTGTTGGCTGAGGACTCGGAGGAGGAAGTAG attttctttctgaaaggCGTGTGGTAAAAAAATCAAGGACCACATCTTCCTCTGTGATAATTCCAGAGAG TGATGAAGAGGGTCATTCCCCTGTCCTGGGCAGCCTTGGACCGCCTTTTGCCTTCAATTTGAACAGTGACACAGATGCGGAAGAAGGTCAGCAACCAGCCACAGAGGAGGCCTCCTCAGCTGCCAGAAGAGGTGCCATTATAGAGGCAGAGCAGTCTGAAGCTGAAGTTGTAACTGAAATCCAGCTTGAAAAGGATCAGCCTTTAGTGAAGGAGGGGGACGATGACACAAAAGTCAAGAGGGGTGCAGGGAATGGAGTGGTTCCAGCTGGGGTGATTCTGGAGAGGAGCCAACCTCCTGAAGAGGACAGTGACACAGATATGGATGATGACAGCAGGCCTCCTGGAAGGCCAGCTGAGGTCCATTTGGAAAGGGCTCAGCCTTTTGGCTTCATCGACAGCGACACTGATGCGGAAGAAGAGGGGATCCCAGCAACCCCAGTTGTCATTCCTATGAAGAAAAGGAAGATCTTCCATGGAGTTGGTACAAGGGGTCCTGAagcaccaggcctggcccatcTGCAGGAGAGCCAGGCTGGTAGTGATACAGATGTGGAGGAAGACAAGGACAAGGCCCCACAGGCTGTCCCTCTGGAGAAAAGCCAAGCTTCCATGGTTATCAACAGTGATACAGATGATGAGGAAGAAGTCTCAGCAGCACTGACTTTGGCACGTCTGAAAGAGAGCCAGCCTGCTATATGGAACAGAGATGCAGAAGAGGACATGGCCCAACGTGTGGTCCTTCTGCAGCAAAGCCAAACCACCACTGAGAGAGACAGTGACACAGATGTGGAAGAGGAAGAGCTCCCAGTGGAAAATAAAGAAGCTGTCCTCAAGGGTCACACAAAGATTAGAGCCCTTGTTAGAGCACATTCAGAAAAGGACCAACCTCCTTTTGGGGACCGTGATGACAGTGTGGAAGCAGATAAGAGCTCACCTGGGATCTACCTGGAGAGAAGCCAAGCCTCCACCACAGTGGACATCAACACACAAGTGGAGGAGGAAGTCCCGCCAGGGTCAGCCATTGTACATATAAAGAAACATCAGGTGTCTGTGGAGGGGACAAATCAAACAGATGTGAAAGCAGTTGGAGGACCAGCAAAGCTGCTTGCGGTATCTCTAGAGGAAGCCTGGCCTCTGCATGGGGACTGTGAAACAGATGCGGAGGAGGGCACCTCCTTAGCAGCCTCAGCAGTTGCAGATGTAAGAAAGAGCCAGCTTCCAGCAGAAGGGGATGCTGGGGCACAGTGGGCTGCAGCTGTTCTTAAGCAGGAGAGAGCTCATGAGGTGGGGGCCCAGGGTGGGCCACCTGTGGCACAAGTGGAGCGGGACCTCCCTATCTCAAGACAGAACCTCAcagatgtggtggtggacacAGACACTCCAGGGGAATCCACCCAGCCACAGAGAGAGGGAGCCCAGGTCCccacaggaagggagagagaacaaCATGTAGGTGGGACCAAGGACTCTGAAGACAACTGTGGTG ATTCTGAAGATCTGGACCTACAGGCTACCCAATGCTTTCTGGAGAATCAGGGCCTGGAAG TCCAGAGCATGGAGGATGAACCTACCCAGGCCTTCATGTTGACTCCACCCCAAGAGCTTGGCCCTTCCCATTGCAGCTTCCAGACAACAG GTACCCTAGATGAACCATGGGAGGTCCTGGCTACACAGCCATTCTGTCTGAGAGAGTCTGAGGACTCTGAGACCCAGCCTTTTGACACCCACCTTGAGGCCTACGGACCTTGCCTGTCTCCACCTAGGGCAATACCAGGAGACCAACATCCAGAGAGCCCAGTTCACACAGAGCCAATGGGGATTCAAGGCAGAGGGAGGCAGACTGTGGATAAAGTCATGGGTATACCAAAAGAAACAGCAGAGAGGGTGGGCCCTGAGAGAGGGCCAttggagagagaaactgagaaacTGCTACCAGAAAGACAGACAGATGTGACAGGAGAGGAAGAATTAACCAAGGGGATACAGGACAGAGAACAAAAACAGTTGTTAGCTAGAGACACCCAGAGACAAGAATCTGACAAAAATGGGGGAAGTGCAAGTCCTGAAAGAGATAGGGAGAGTTTGAAGGTAGAAATTGAGACATCTGAGGAAACACAAGAGAAACAAGTACAGAAGCAGACCCTTCCAAGCAAAGCATTTGAGAGAGAAGTAGAGAGACCAGTAGCAGACAGAGAGTGCGAGCCAGCTGAGTTAGAAGAGAAGGTGCCCAAAGTGATCctggagagagacacacagagaggggagacagagggagggagccaGGACCAGAAAGGGCAGGCCTCCAGCCCAACACCAGagcctggggtgggggcgggggaccTTCCGGGACCTATCTCAGCCCCCGTACCTTCTGGGAACCAGTCAGGTGGAAGGGGATCCCCAGTGAGCCCCAGGAGGCATCAGAAAG GCCTCCTGAATTGCAAGATGCCACCTGCTGAGAAGGCTTCCAGGATCAGAGCTGCTGAGAAGGCTTCCAGC GGCGATCAGGAATCTCCAGATGCTTGTCTGCCTCCTACAGTGCCTGAAGCTCCAGCCCCACCCCAAAAGCCCCTTAACTCTCAGAGCCAGAAACATCTTGCACCTCAGCCCCTTCTTTCTCCCCTTTTACCTTCTATCCAGCCAACCGTTCGTAAGACCAGGCAATATGGGAGTCAGGAAGCTCCAGAGACTCGCTTGTCCTCAGAGCTGGAGCCTTTCCACCCAAAGCCTAAAATCATAACTCGGAAGTCCTCCAGGATGACACCCTTTCCAGCTACCTCTGCTGCCCCTGAGCCCCACCCTTCCACCTCCACAGCCCAGCCAGTCACTCCCAAGCCCACATCTCAGGCCACTAGGAGCAGGACAAATAGGTCCTCTGTCAAGACCCCTGAACCAGTTGTCCCCACAGCCCCTGAGCTCCAGCCTTCCACCTCCACAGACCAGTCTGTCACCTCTGAGCCCACATCTCAGGCTACTAGGGGAAGAAAAAATAGATCCTCTGTCAAGACCCCTGAAACAGTTGTCCCCACAGCCCCTAAGCTCCAGCCTTCCACCTCCACAGACCGACTTGCCACCCCCAAGCCCACATCTCGGTCCACTAGGAGCAGGACAAATATGTCCTCTGTCAAGACCCCTGAAACAGCTGTCCCCACAGCCCCTGAGCTCCAGCCTTCCACCTCCACAGACCAACCTGTCACCCCTAAGCCCACATCTCGGACCACTAGGAGCAGGACAAATATGTCCTCTGTGAAAATCCCTGAATCAACTGTCCCTATAGCCCCTGAGCTCCCGCCTTCCACCTCCACAGAGCAGCCTGTCACCCCTGAGCCCACATCTCAGGCTACTACGGGAAGAAAAAATAGGTCCTCTGTCAAGACCCCTGAAACAGTTGTCCCCACAGCCCCTAAGCTCCAGCCTTCCACCTCCACAGAGCAGCCTGTCACCCCTGAGCCCACATCTCAGGCTACTACGGGAAGAAAAAATAGGTCCTCTGTCAAGACCCCTGAAACAGTTGTCCCCACAGCCCCTAAGCTCCAGCCTTCCACCTCCACAGACCAGCCTATCACTCCTGAGCCCATATCTCAGGCTACTAGGGGAAGAAAAAATAGGTCCTCTGTCAAGACCCCTGAAACAGTTGTCCCCACAGCCCCTAAGCTCCAGCCTTCCACCTCCACAGACCAGCCTATCACTCCTGAGCCCACATCTCAGGCTACTAGGGGAAGAAAAAACAGATCCTCTGTCAAGACCCCTGAAACAGTTGTCCCCACAGCCCCTAAGCTCCAGCCTTCCACTTCCACAGACCAACCTGTCACTCCTGAGCCCACATCTCAGGCCACCAGGGGCAGGACAAATAGGTCCTCTGTCAAGACCCCTGAAACAGTTGTCCCCACAGCCCCTGAGCTCCAGCCTTCCACCTCCACAGACCATCTTGTTATCCCTGAGCCCACATCTCAGGCTACTAGGGGAAGAACAGATAGATCCTCTGTCAAGACTCCTGAAACAATTGTCCCCACAGCCCCTGAGCTCCAGGCTTCTGCCTCCACAGACCAGCCTGTCACCTCCAAGCCCACATCTCGGACCACTAGGGGAAGAAAAAATCAGTCCTCTGTCAAGACCCCTGAAACAGTTGTGCCCACAGCCCCTGAGCTCCAGCCTTCCACCTCCACAGACCGACCTGTCACCTCTGAGCCCACATCTCAGGCCACTAGGGGCAGGACAAATAGGTCCTCTGTCAAGACCCCTGAATCAATTGTCCCTATAGCCCCTAAGCTTCAGCCTTCTACCTCCAGAAACCAGCTTGTCACCCCTGAGCCCACATCTCGGGCCACTAGGGGCAGGACAAATAGGTCCTTTGTCAAGACTCCTGAACCAGTTGTCCCCACAGCCCCTGAGCCCCATCCTACCACCTCCACAGACCAGCCTGTCACCCCCAAGCTCACATCTAGGGCCACTAGGAGAAGGACAAATAGGTCCTCTGTCAAGACTCCCAAACCAGTTGAACCAGCAGCCTCTGATCTTGAGCCTTTTACTCCCACAGACCAGCCTGTCATCCCTGAGGCCATAGCTCAGGGTGGTCAGAGCAAAACACTGAGGTCTTCCACAGTAAGAGCTATGCCAGTTCCTACCACCCCTGAATTCCAATCTCCTGTCACCACAGACCAGCCTATTTCCCCTGAGCCTATTCCTCAACTCAGTTGCATCAAGAGGCAGAGAGCCACGGGGAATCCTGGCTCCCTCGCAGCTCCCATTGACCATAAGCCTTGCTCTGCACCCTTGGAACCTAAATCCTGGGCCTCAAGGAACCAAAGATGGGAAGCAGTGAGAGCAGCTGAATCCCTTACAGCCATTCCTGAGCCTGCCTCTCCCCAGCTTCTTGAGACACCAACTCATGCCTCCCAGATCCAAAAAGTGGAACCAACAGGTAGATCTAGGTTCACCCCGGAGCTCCAGCCTAAGGCCTCTCAAAGCCGCAAGAGGTCTTTAGCTACCATGGATTCACCACTACATCAGAAACCGCCCCAAAGATGGGAAGTCTCCCAGAAGACAGTGATTatcaaggaagaggaagaagatacTGCAGAGAAGCCAGGGAAGGAAGAG GATGTCGTGACTTCaaaaccaggcaagagaaagagagaccaggCAGAGGAGGAGCCCAACAGAATACCAAGCCGCAGCCTCCGACGGACCAAACTTAACCAAGAATCAACAGCCCCCAAA GTGCTCTTCACAGGAGTGGTGGATGCTCGGGGAGAGCGGGCTGTGCTGGCACTGGGGGGAAGTCTGGCTTGTTCAGCGGCAGAGGCTTCCCACCTGGTCACTGATCGCATCCGCAGGACAGTCAAGTTCCTGTGTGCCGTGGGGCGGGGAATCCCCATTCTCTCCCTGGACTGGCTGCATCAG TCCCGCAAGGCTGGTTTTTTCTTACCCCCGGATGAATATGTGGTGACCGACCCTGAGCAAGAGAAGAACTTTGGCTttagccttcaagacgcactgaGCCGGGCTCGGGAACGAAGGCTGCTAGAG gGCTATGAGATCTATGTGACCCCTGGAGTCCAGCCACCACCACCTCAGATGGGAGAGATCATTAGCTGCTGTGGAGGCACATACCTACCCAGCATGCCTCGGTCCTATAAG CCTCAGAGAGTTGTGATCACATGCCCTCAGGACTTCCCTCGTTGTTCTGTTCCACTGCGGGTTGGGCTGCCGCTCCTGTCGCCTGAGTTCCTGCTGACTGGAGTGCTGAAGCAGGAAGCCAAGCCAGAGGCCTTTGTCCTTTACCCTTTGGAGATGTCATCCACCTGA